Genomic DNA from Carnobacterium divergens DSM 20623:
TAAGAATGGAATTAAATTTTATTTACAGGAATTTATATAGTACAATAGAGCTACAGATAATTTTATGGAGGTGTGGGGTTTTATACCCAATATGATATTAACAATTCGATTTTTAGGTATTGTGTTGCTGATTGCAGCAACTGCAATTTTTGTGGCAGCAGAATTCGCTTTAGTAAAAATGAGAGCCAGTCGTTTGGATCAAATGGTAACGGAAGGTGTTAAAAATGCACCGTTAGCAAAAAAAGTACACAGTCATTTAGATGCGTACCTGTCTGCCTGTCAATTAGGAATTACATTGACTTCTTTGGCATTAGGTTGGATTGGGGAGTCGACGGTTGAAGCAGCGATTCATCCAATTTTCGTTTATTTAAATATTCCAGGCGCTGTTACGAAAGTCGTAGCTTTTGCTATTTCATTTTCAATTATTACATTTTTACATGTAGTGGTAGGAGAATTAGTTCCAAAGTCATTTGCCATTTCAAAGACCGAGCAAGTTGTCTTGTTCGTTGTTCGTCCGTTGCATTTTTTCTATAAATTGATGTATCCATTTATTTGGGGATTAAATCATTCAGCGGGAGCTGTATCAAGAATGTTAGGATTTGAATTTACTGGTGAAGGCGATGAATCTCACAGTGAGGAAGAATTACGCTTAATCGCATCAGAAAGCTACAAGCATGGCGATATTAATCAATCTGAACTGAACTATTTAAACCGTGTTTTTGATTTTGACAATCGTTTAGCTAATGAAGTCATGATTACTAGACAAGAAATGGTTGTAATGAATTGTGAAATGACGATTGAAGAAGCAGCGGAATTTTCATTAAATGAGCAATATACACGTTATCCTGTCATTAAGGATTCAAAGGATGATATTGTAGGAGTCTTAAATACAAGGGACTTATTTCATGCGTATGTTAAAAAAAATGTCAAGCCTACAGATACAATTGAAAGTCTGATTCAGCCGATTATTCAAGTGATGGAAACTGTTCCAATCAGTGATTTGCTTGAAAAAATGAAAAAAGAACATCGTCACTTAGCGATTTTACTTGATGAATACGGCGGAACAGAAGGTCTTGTAACTGCTGAAGATATTCTCGAAGAATTAGTGGGCGAAATTCGAGATGAATTCGATATTGATGAAATTCCAGACATTCAAAAAATAACGGCTTCTCATTATGTGGTTGCTGGAAAAGTTTTACTTGAAACGATTGAAAAAATCACGAAAGTAAAAATAGATGATGAAAGTTCAGTTAACACTATTGGTGGTTGGATTTTAAGTCAGAAATATGACGTTGAGATAGGTGATGAATTTACTTATCAAGGTTTGCATTTCAAAGTAGTTGAATTGGAAAACCATACCGTTAAAACCATTGAGTTAAAATTTGACGAACATGAACAATAAGCAGCAGTTTAAAATAAGTAGGATTCCTTCACTAGGAGTTCTACTTATTTTAATAGTCTTTTTTACAAAAAAAATGTCACAGAACAGACAAGAAAATAGGTTTTTTTGATTAGAAGAGTTGGCAGAAAATGAATCCTGTGGTAGGCTTTTAGAGGATAAGAAAACTTTGTGAATTTTTAATAATGACTAGATAGAGCTTTTGCTCAATAAATAGCGAGCGCATCAGTTTTTGACTAGTCTATTTAAATTCGTGAAATAGACAATTTAATAAGGCTTCTTAGGAAGAACGATTTAAATTGAAGGAGGAAGAAGAATGATTGAACTGATTGCAACAGTGGAATCAATCCAGCAAGCTCGTGAACTAATAGTAGCGGGAATCAACACGTTATATGTAGGAGAGGATTTTTAT
This window encodes:
- a CDS encoding hemolysin family protein → MILTIRFLGIVLLIAATAIFVAAEFALVKMRASRLDQMVTEGVKNAPLAKKVHSHLDAYLSACQLGITLTSLALGWIGESTVEAAIHPIFVYLNIPGAVTKVVAFAISFSIITFLHVVVGELVPKSFAISKTEQVVLFVVRPLHFFYKLMYPFIWGLNHSAGAVSRMLGFEFTGEGDESHSEEELRLIASESYKHGDINQSELNYLNRVFDFDNRLANEVMITRQEMVVMNCEMTIEEAAEFSLNEQYTRYPVIKDSKDDIVGVLNTRDLFHAYVKKNVKPTDTIESLIQPIIQVMETVPISDLLEKMKKEHRHLAILLDEYGGTEGLVTAEDILEELVGEIRDEFDIDEIPDIQKITASHYVVAGKVLLETIEKITKVKIDDESSVNTIGGWILSQKYDVEIGDEFTYQGLHFKVVELENHTVKTIELKFDEHEQ